One Fusobacterium ulcerans DNA segment encodes these proteins:
- the groL gene encoding chaperonin GroEL (60 kDa chaperone family; promotes refolding of misfolded polypeptides especially under stressful conditions; forms two stacked rings of heptamers to form a barrel-shaped 14mer; ends can be capped by GroES; misfolded proteins enter the barrel where they are refolded when GroES binds), translating into MAKILKFDEEARKKLEKGVNILADAVKVTLGPRGRNVVLEKSYGSPLITNDGVSIAKEIELEDPFENMGAQLVKEVATKSNDVAGDGTTTATILAQAIVKEGLKMVSAGANPMFIKKGIDKATKEVIEHLKARSKKIQSNDEIAQVASVSAGDEEIGKLIAQAMEKVGETGVITVEEAKSLETTLEVVEGMQFDKGYISPYMVTDTERMTAELDNPFILITDKKISSMKDILPVLEETVQASRPVLIIADELEGEALTTLVINKLRGTLNVVAVKAPAFGDRRKAMLEDIAVLTGGEVISEEKGMKLEETTISQLGRAKKVKVTKDMTVVVDGMGTSEDIKGRVNSIKNQIEATTSDYDKEKLQERLAKLSGGVAVIKVGAATETEMKDKKLRIEDALNATRAAVEEGIVPGGGTILLEIVKAMENFKLEGEEGIGVEIVKKALTSPLRQIAENAGVDGAVVVEKVREMEEGFGFNAATEKYVNMVEAGIIDPAKVTRSAIQNAASVSALILTTEVLVATKKEAKEPEMGNPGMMPGMM; encoded by the coding sequence ATGGCAAAAATATTAAAATTTGACGAAGAAGCAAGAAAAAAACTTGAAAAAGGTGTAAATATATTAGCAGATGCAGTAAAAGTAACATTAGGACCAAGAGGAAGAAATGTTGTTCTTGAAAAAAGCTATGGATCGCCTCTTATTACAAATGATGGAGTATCAATAGCTAAAGAAATAGAATTGGAAGATCCATTTGAGAATATGGGAGCTCAATTAGTGAAAGAAGTAGCTACTAAATCAAATGATGTAGCTGGAGATGGAACTACAACAGCTACTATACTGGCTCAGGCAATAGTTAAAGAAGGATTGAAAATGGTAAGTGCAGGAGCTAATCCTATGTTTATCAAAAAAGGAATAGACAAAGCAACTAAAGAGGTTATAGAACATCTTAAAGCAAGATCTAAAAAAATTCAATCTAATGATGAGATAGCTCAGGTAGCTTCTGTATCAGCAGGAGATGAAGAGATTGGAAAACTTATAGCTCAGGCTATGGAGAAAGTAGGAGAAACAGGAGTTATAACTGTAGAAGAAGCAAAATCTCTTGAAACAACATTAGAAGTTGTAGAGGGAATGCAGTTTGATAAAGGATATATTTCTCCATACATGGTAACAGATACAGAGAGAATGACAGCTGAACTTGATAATCCATTTATCCTTATAACAGATAAAAAAATATCAAGTATGAAAGATATACTTCCTGTATTGGAAGAAACAGTACAAGCTTCAAGACCAGTATTGATAATTGCTGATGAACTTGAAGGAGAAGCACTTACTACACTTGTAATCAATAAATTAAGAGGAACATTAAATGTTGTAGCTGTAAAAGCCCCAGCATTTGGAGACAGAAGAAAAGCTATGTTGGAAGATATAGCAGTGCTTACTGGAGGAGAAGTAATTTCTGAAGAAAAAGGAATGAAACTTGAAGAAACAACTATCAGTCAATTGGGAAGAGCTAAAAAAGTAAAAGTAACAAAAGATATGACTGTAGTAGTAGACGGAATGGGAACAAGCGAAGATATCAAAGGAAGAGTAAATTCTATTAAAAATCAAATAGAAGCTACAACTTCTGATTATGATAAAGAAAAATTACAGGAAAGATTGGCAAAATTATCTGGCGGAGTAGCAGTAATCAAAGTAGGAGCAGCTACTGAAACAGAAATGAAAGATAAAAAATTGAGAATAGAAGATGCTCTAAATGCAACAAGAGCAGCAGTAGAAGAAGGAATAGTGCCTGGTGGAGGAACTATCCTGTTAGAGATTGTAAAAGCTATGGAAAACTTCAAACTTGAAGGAGAAGAAGGTATCGGAGTAGAAATAGTTAAAAAAGCATTGACTTCACCATTGAGACAGATAGCAGAAAATGCTGGAGTAGATGGAGCAGTTGTTGTAGAAAAAGTAAGAGAAATGGAAGAAGGATTTGGATTTAATGCTGCAACAGAAAAATATGTAAATATGGTAGAAGCAGGAATCATAGATCCAGCTAAAGTAACTAGATCAGCAATACAAAACGCTGCATCAGTATCAGCTTTAATACTTACAACAGAAGTATTAGTTGCTACTAAAAAAGAAGCAAAAGAACCAGAAATGGGTAATCCAGGTATGATGCCGGGAATGATGTAA
- a CDS encoding co-chaperone GroES: MNIRPIGERVLIKLVKVEEKTASGIILPGTGDKEKPNLGEVVAVGKGEKLSDIKVGEKVVYAKFSGTEIKDGEEKYLILNIEDVLAVIE; this comes from the coding sequence GTGAATATCAGACCTATAGGAGAGAGAGTTTTAATTAAACTTGTAAAAGTGGAAGAAAAAACTGCAAGCGGAATTATTCTTCCAGGAACTGGAGACAAGGAAAAACCTAATTTAGGAGAAGTTGTCGCAGTAGGAAAGGGAGAAAAATTATCTGATATCAAAGTTGGAGAAAAGGTAGTTTATGCTAAATTTTCTGGAACTGAGATAAAGGATGGAGAAGAGAAATATCTCATTTTAAATATAGAAGATGTCTTAGCAGTAATTGAATAA
- a CDS encoding MATE family efflux transporter produces the protein MQKEKVDLSEFYRSFLTIGIPLMIQQLISSSLNFIDNLMIGRLGTEFIAAVGFANSVYRILDLFLFGLCSGMGVFIAQYFGKKNFEMIRRILGKLVLAGITLSLIFSIITFIGAEKIIGIFTKEPQVLAIGVSYIRRALFSYTFYAISFSVGFCLRAMGLTRIPMISASIGVTANTFFNYCLIYGNFGFPRLEERGAAIATVMARMLELSTILFIVYKKDFNLKGNLQSYLNLPKALMKEIIKISTPIFLTEMLWILGVVSLSVAYSRLGTTQAACVQIADIITAISSVLFMGISNSASVIIGHTIGKGDKNKVIAYSRKILQIAFGMAIVSLMLVQGLTNTIVSLYHLPPETHIMAVRTMRTVGMFVFLKMINWTLLIGLFRAGGDTKVAFCLDIFPLWFYAVPVAFIGAYYKVPVYILVGVADFSEVIKLISSLFRYKTLKWIKDVTV, from the coding sequence ATGCAAAAAGAAAAAGTAGATTTATCAGAATTTTATAGAAGTTTCCTTACTATAGGAATACCTTTAATGATACAGCAGCTCATATCTTCTTCATTAAATTTTATTGATAATCTTATGATAGGAAGGTTAGGAACTGAATTTATTGCCGCTGTGGGATTTGCCAACAGTGTTTACAGGATATTGGACCTTTTTTTATTTGGTCTGTGCAGTGGAATGGGAGTATTCATAGCTCAATATTTTGGAAAGAAAAATTTTGAAATGATAAGAAGAATACTAGGTAAACTGGTGTTAGCTGGTATTACTCTTTCACTTATTTTCTCTATCATCACTTTTATAGGTGCTGAAAAAATAATTGGAATCTTTACTAAAGAGCCTCAGGTATTGGCTATTGGTGTTTCATATATAAGAAGAGCTCTATTTTCATATACATTCTATGCAATTTCCTTCAGTGTAGGATTTTGCCTGAGAGCTATGGGGCTTACTAGAATCCCTATGATCTCTGCATCCATTGGAGTTACTGCAAATACATTTTTCAACTATTGCCTTATCTATGGAAATTTTGGATTTCCTCGTTTAGAAGAAAGAGGAGCTGCAATAGCTACTGTTATGGCTAGAATGCTTGAACTCTCTACTATTTTATTTATAGTTTATAAAAAAGATTTTAATCTGAAAGGGAATCTTCAATCATATTTGAATCTGCCTAAAGCTCTTATGAAAGAAATAATCAAAATATCTACTCCTATTTTTCTTACAGAAATGCTGTGGATACTTGGAGTGGTTTCTCTTTCAGTTGCATATTCAAGACTTGGAACTACACAAGCTGCCTGTGTACAGATAGCTGATATCATCACTGCTATTTCATCAGTATTATTCATGGGAATATCTAATTCAGCTTCTGTTATAATCGGACATACTATTGGTAAGGGAGATAAAAATAAAGTTATTGCTTATTCAAGAAAAATATTACAGATAGCTTTTGGAATGGCTATTGTTAGTCTGATGCTCGTTCAAGGGCTGACTAATACCATTGTTTCATTATATCATCTTCCACCAGAAACTCACATAATGGCTGTAAGAACTATGAGAACTGTAGGTATGTTTGTTTTCTTAAAAATGATTAACTGGACTTTGCTGATAGGACTATTCAGAGCAGGGGGAGATACAAAAGTAGCATTCTGTCTGGATATATTTCCTCTCTGGTTTTATGCTGTCCCAGTAGCTTTTATTGGAGCATATTACAAAGTCCCAGTATATATCCTTGTTGGAGTAGCTGATTTTTCTGAAGTTATAAAATTGATTTCTTCATTATTCAGATACAAGACTTTAAAATGGATAAAAGATGTTACAGTATAG
- a CDS encoding YczE/YyaS/YitT family protein, which yields MKKEIIRFTKLFIGLFACALGCMIILKADLGLSPWDVLHQGLSKTLGITIGQASIGLGLMIVVLDIFLGQPIGLGTVLNFMSIGVFMDLILYLDFLPVTDSLVLKVVMLLVGIFIYSYGIFLYMVQGMGCGPRDGFMQILTKRTKYSVGLIKNVIEVIAFSLGWLLGGELGLGTIVTALAMGIILEVMFKSYNVDVKELQHRNIKEEIKHLSKVGKVK from the coding sequence ATGAAAAAAGAGATCATAAGATTTACAAAACTATTTATTGGATTATTTGCCTGTGCACTTGGGTGCATGATAATTTTAAAAGCAGACCTTGGGTTATCTCCATGGGATGTGCTTCATCAGGGATTATCTAAAACTTTAGGAATAACAATAGGACAGGCAAGTATAGGATTAGGATTGATGATAGTGGTGCTGGATATATTTTTAGGTCAGCCTATAGGATTGGGTACAGTATTGAATTTTATGTCAATAGGAGTTTTTATGGACCTGATACTATATTTAGATTTCCTTCCTGTTACAGATTCATTGGTATTAAAAGTGGTTATGCTGTTAGTTGGAATATTCATTTATAGCTATGGAATTTTTCTGTATATGGTTCAGGGAATGGGATGTGGACCAAGAGATGGATTTATGCAGATACTTACCAAGAGGACAAAATACTCTGTTGGACTGATAAAAAATGTTATAGAAGTAATTGCATTTTCTCTAGGATGGCTTTTAGGAGGAGAACTTGGGCTTGGAACAATAGTTACAGCCTTAGCTATGGGGATAATTTTAGAAGTGATGTTTAAGTCCTACAATGTAGATGTAAAGGAGCTTCAGCACAGAAACATAAAAGAAGAAATAAAGCATTTAAGTAAAGTTGGAAAAGTAAAATAA